The genome window CGGCGTACACCGGTTTGGTCAGGTCTTGCCACGACGTGGGCTTGGGCAGCTTTTGCTTTTCAGCTTCGATGGTGTTGAAGCAGATGGCAGCGGCGAAGCCGTCCATGCCGACCCACGACGGTTCAGCCTTGGCGTCGCGCATGTTCGCCGAGATCTGGTCCAGGCCCTTGGGGGCGTAGGGCTGCAACATGCCTTCCTTGTCCATCAGGCCCAGCGCCGTACCAGCCAGGCCCCAGATCACGTCCGCCTTGGGGTTGCTTTTTTCGGCCAGCAGCTTGGCAGCGATGATGCCGGTGGAGTCGCGAACCCACTGGATCTTGATGTCGGGGTTGGCCTTCTCGAACGCAGCCTGATAGGCCTTGATCTGGTCGGCTTCGAGCGCGGTGTAGACCGTCAGCGTGGTCTCGGCGGAGGCGGCGCCCATCACGCCCGTCAGGGCGGCGGCCAGTGCAAGCAGCTTGTAGCGATTCATGAGGAACTCCGTGGGTGAGCGGAAAAAAAAGGGTGAACAAGGTCCCCACGGCTGGCGGATGCCAACCGCGGTGCGCGGTGCAAAAAGAGTTGATCCGGCGAGGTGCCGGGAGCGAAAGGCTTAAATCAAGGGCGTTGACCTCGCGCCAGACGAGCTTCAATGTCAACGATTACGTCGGGCAGGTCGGCCACCGTGTCGATCAGGTAATGCGGCGCGGCAGGCGACAGTTCCTGGCCAGCCTGTTCGCGGGCCCGTTCGCGGCCCGCTTCGTTCAGGCTCAGATATTCATCCAGCGTCAGGCCGGCGGCATTGCCGGACAGCAACAGGCCCACCGTCCACATGCCGGCGCGGCGCCCTTCCTCGATGCCGGGGGCGGTGTCGTCAACCTTGATACATGCAGCCACGTCGGACAGCCCCAGCTCCACCACATTTTTCAAGGCCATGGCGGGCGCGGGACGGGCGCGCGGCACGTCATCGCTGGCAACAATGCAGTCTGGCTCCAGACCTTCCGAGGCGGCGCGTTCTACGACGCGGCGCATGACGCTGTCTGGATACCCGGAGCAGGAACCGATCTTCAAACCGCGCTGGCGCAAGGCGCGCAGCAGTTCCGCTGCGCCGGGAATGGCCGCGGAATATTGCGCGACTTTCTCCAGCTGCATCGGCAGGAAACGGTCATAGATAGCGGTGACATCGTCGTCGGTAGGCAAGCGGCCAAATTGCGCTTCGTATTGACTGGCAATGGCGGGCTGATCACACAAGGCGCGGATATGGTCCCACTTGCCCATGCCCATGGGGCCGCGCGCTTCCTTCAGCGAGACATCCATACCGAACTGCGAGAACGCATCCACGAAAACCTTGGTGGGTGCGAACGAGCCGAAATCGACCAGCGTGCCGGCCCAATCAAAGATCACCGCTTCCAGCTGGACGGGCAAGGGAGAAACAGTCATGACAGTCATCCTAGAAATATTCGTTCAAAGCACTGCGGGGCGGCGCCATGCCTGGCTGCGCGCCACCAACGCACGGCTGGCCAAGTGCAGGAGCAGCGACGCGACGGCGGAACTGGCCATGATCACCGTGCACATGGCGGCGGCGGGGCCGATAAAGCCGGCGTCATCCATATTCAGCACCGCAACCGCAGCCAGCACCGTGGACGGGCTGTACAGAAACACCACGGCCGACACGGTCGTCATCGCGGAAACAAAGAGGTAGCGGGCAACGTCCAGTGCAGCGGGCAGGCACATCGGCAGCGTCACGCGCAGAAACGTCGTCATGCGCGGCACCTTCAGCGATGCCGAAGCAGCCTCGAATTCAGGGTCGAGTGCGTTTAGCGCCGTTGCCGCCGTCAAATGTGCGCTGGTGTAGAAGTGGACGACGGTGCACAGAACCAGCAGCGGCATCGTTCCGTACAGCATGTTCAGCGGGTTCATGAGGCTGTTGAAAAAGAAGATGTAGCCCAAGCCCAATACCAGGCCAGGCACCGCCATCGGCATCAACGCCAGCATGCTGACCATTCCGCGCAAGCCTCGCGCCACCGCACCGCGTGCCGGCACTTTCTCCATCATCCAGGCGCCCACAAAAACCACCAGCGTGCCGATCAATGCCGTGCAGAAAGCCAGTTGCAGGCTATTGCGCCAGGCCAGCCAGCCGCCCCCGTCCATATTGTCGAAGTCATACGAACGCAGCGACATCGACAAGTTGTACGGCCACATCTTCACGAATGAGGCCCACACCGCCACGCCAATGATCAGCAGCAGGAACGCGGCCAGCACCCCGGCCAGCGTCAGAAAAGCAGCGTCGCGACGGCGGTTTTCGCCTGCGGCATACGGCTGGGCGCGGCCGCTCATCTGAGCGCCCTGACGGGCGCGCAGGCGGCGGTCCAGCACGAACGTCAGCAAGGCCGGCAGCAGCAGCAAGATGCCAATTGCCGCGCCCTTGGGAAAATTCTGCTGGCCGACAACAGCCTTGTACGCTTCCATGGCCAGCACGTTGTAATCGCCGCCCACCACCTTGGGCACGCCAAAGTCCGTGACCGTCAACGTGAACACGACGCAGCAAGCCGAGAACACGGCATAACGCGTGCCAGGCAGGGTGACGGTCAAAAACGTGCGCCAGGAGTTTGCGCCCATGGCGCGTGCGGCGTCATACAAGCGCCCGTCCGCCAGCGTCAGGCCCGTCAACAGGATCATGAGCGCATGGGGAAACGTATAGAAGGCTTCGCCCACAACAATGCCCCAGAAACCGTAGATGGTCGTGCCGCCCATCAGCCCTTTCAGCAAGCCTTGATTACCCAGCAGGTACACCAGCGCAATCCCCGGCAGCAGCGACGGCGCCAGCAACGGCAGCAAGGCAATCGTGCGCAACAAGCCCTTGCCCGGCAGACGCGTACGCGTCAAGCCGTAGGCAAATCCGTAGGCGCACGGCACGACGAGCAACGTCGTCACGATACCCACGGTCAGGCTGCGCCCGACCATGCTTAGAAACCCATCCGCGCCGATGATGGCGCTGATGACCGACAAGCCCGCCCAAGCTCCGTCGGAGTCTGTCACGGACTTGGCCAGGATCGCCGCCAGCGGCAACGCCAGAAACAGCAACAAGCCCAGCACCAGAGCGCCCTGCCCAACGGTCAGGCCCAATGATCCAATCCAGCCGGGCAGCGGGCGGCGGCCCAGAACAAGCGCCGGGGCGGCTATGGGTGCGGACACAGGCTCCCCTGCGGTAGACGTACGGGTCATGGCCGAATCAAGCGTAGGTACGAATCGCATGGCGCGGCAGCTCCACCCAGCAACGGCCGGCAGCGTGAGGGCCCAACAGGGCGTCCCCGATTTCAGGAGATACGATGGAATGCACGGTCGAACCGGGCACGCCTTCCAGACGCAAGGCCAAACGGTAGCCCCGGCCCAGGAACACGCCATCCAGCACGTCGGCCAGCATGGAATTGGGTTCTTCGGGGCGCGTCATGCTGACCCGCACGGCCTCTGGCCGCACGAAGAGCTTGCCGGCCTGCGTGCCCAGCGGCGCATCCACCCCCAACTCCTGGCGGCCGACGCGGGCCCGGTGGGTGTCGATGCGTTCGAACGGCAGCCAGTTCGCTTCACCCACGAAATCGGCGATAAAGGCGGAGCCCGGCTGACGGTACAGTTCGCGCGGCGTGCCGTACTGCTCAATGATGCCGCCGTTCATGACGGCGATACGGTCGGCCATGACCATGGCTTCTTCCTGATCATGCGTCACCATCAACGTGGTGATGGACAGGCGCTTTTGGAGAGCCCGCAATTCGATTCGCAGGTGTTCACGCACGCGGGCGTCCAGCGCCGACATGGGTTCATCCAGCAACAATAGGGACGGCGACGGCGCTAAAGCGCGCGCCAAGGCCACGCGCTGCTGCTGGCCGCCAGAGAGCTGTCCCGGGTACTTTTCGGACGCACCTGCCAGCCCGACCAAAGTCAGCATCTCTTCGACCCGGTTGGCAACGTGCTTGCGATGGGCGCGCTTGCCGCTCAGGCCGTAGGCCACGTTCTGGGCCACGGTCAGATTGGGAAACAAGGCATAGGACTGGAACAAAATGCCGTAATCGCGCTCTTGCGGCTCGGCGTGCGAAATATCGCGGCCAGACAGGACGATGGTGCCGCTGTCCTGGCGTTCCAGGCCGGCAATGGCGCGCAGCAACGTGGTCTTGCCGCAACCGGACGGGCCCAGCAGGCACACCAGCTCTCCGGCGCGAATGTCGAGCGAAACGTCGGACAGCGCAGTGTGGCTGCCAAATCGCTTCACAAGATTCTGCACTGATAGAAAGGCGGTATCGGGTTGGGGCATGGTGCCTCCGGTCTGGGAACGAAGGCAGTATGGAAGCCGCGTATTGAGCGTTTATGACACTTCGCGCAAATGCAGTAATAAAAACATCAAATTATTTTGGTGTACTGGCGGTCTTGCGCATTGCGTCCATTTCCTGCCCCCCATCATCGTGCTTGTCGCCGAACTCAAATCCTTCTACGCCGTGGCTCGCTGCGGCACCGTCACCAAGGCTGCCGCCCAACTCGGAGTCAGCCAGCCCACGGTGACTGGGCAACTGCGCCAGTTGGAGTCCCGTTACGGCGTCGAACTGTTCCACCGGCAGGGCCGCGGCATGCGGCTGTCGGATGCAGGCCACAGTTTGATGCCCATGGTCGAAAAACTGGTGCAACAGGAAACCGAGATCGATTTCCGGCTGCGCGACGCCAGCGACCTGCGCGAAGGCAACCTGCGTATCGGCGCCACCGGCCCCTTCTACATCATGGACACCGTGCGCCGTTACAACCAGCGTTATCCCGGCATTGATCTGACGCTGACGATAGGCAACTCGCAGACCATGCTGCAAGCGCTGCACGACTACCGCATTGAGATTGCCACGTCATCTTTTCTAATGGATGACAAACATCTGTTTCGCCGGATGATCGCGGCGGACCCCATCCGCGTCGTCACGCACCGGGATCACCCATTGGCACGCCGCAATCACGTCCGGCTAGCCGACCTGGCCGACCATGCCGTGCTGTTGCGCGAACCGGGTTCCATGACACGGCAACTGACCGAAGACGCCTTGCAGGCGGCTGGCGTCACAGTGCGCCGCACCTTGGAGATCGGCAGCCGGGAATCCATCCGGCAGGCCATTCTGTGCGATTTGGGTATCAGCCTGATTCCTTCGCGTGAAATCCCGTCCCATCCCGATCTGGCCGCTCTGGACATCCACGGCGCCGACATTGTGATGAACGAATACCTGTATTGCCTGCGCGAGCGCCAACCGGTGCAGCTTATCGCGCGCTTTCTGGAGATGGCGCCGGCAGCCGGCTGACCGCTAGCGGTCACTGCCCGCCCCTCCCCCTTGCGGCCACTCAGGAGACAACCATGGCCTTGACCTTGCAAGATATTGAGCTGCTTTTCCTGGAACGGGGGCACCGTTCCTATCATGGCGAATCCGTCAGTCATTTGCGCCATGCGCTGCAAACGGCGGCACTCGCCGAGCGCCACGGCGCCAATGCCCAACTTATTACCGCCTGCCTGCTGCATGACCTGGGCCACTTGATCGCCGACGGTCCAGGCACGCCCACGCTGCGCGGCGTTGACGACAAGCACCAGTACTTTGTGCTGCCCTTTCTGCGCGGCCTGTTCAGCTCCGCCGTGCTGGACCCGATCCGTTTGCATGTGGAGGCCAAACGCTACCTCTGCTACGTGGAACCGCAATATGAAGCGTCTCTGTCGGAGGAT of Achromobacter seleniivolatilans contains these proteins:
- a CDS encoding LysR family transcriptional regulator, producing MLVAELKSFYAVARCGTVTKAAAQLGVSQPTVTGQLRQLESRYGVELFHRQGRGMRLSDAGHSLMPMVEKLVQQETEIDFRLRDASDLREGNLRIGATGPFYIMDTVRRYNQRYPGIDLTLTIGNSQTMLQALHDYRIEIATSSFLMDDKHLFRRMIAADPIRVVTHRDHPLARRNHVRLADLADHAVLLREPGSMTRQLTEDALQAAGVTVRRTLEIGSRESIRQAILCDLGISLIPSREIPSHPDLAALDIHGADIVMNEYLYCLRERQPVQLIARFLEMAPAAG
- a CDS encoding putative 2-aminoethylphosphonate ABC transporter permease subunit, translating into MRFVPTLDSAMTRTSTAGEPVSAPIAAPALVLGRRPLPGWIGSLGLTVGQGALVLGLLLFLALPLAAILAKSVTDSDGAWAGLSVISAIIGADGFLSMVGRSLTVGIVTTLLVVPCAYGFAYGLTRTRLPGKGLLRTIALLPLLAPSLLPGIALVYLLGNQGLLKGLMGGTTIYGFWGIVVGEAFYTFPHALMILLTGLTLADGRLYDAARAMGANSWRTFLTVTLPGTRYAVFSACCVVFTLTVTDFGVPKVVGGDYNVLAMEAYKAVVGQQNFPKGAAIGILLLLPALLTFVLDRRLRARQGAQMSGRAQPYAAGENRRRDAAFLTLAGVLAAFLLLIIGVAVWASFVKMWPYNLSMSLRSYDFDNMDGGGWLAWRNSLQLAFCTALIGTLVVFVGAWMMEKVPARGAVARGLRGMVSMLALMPMAVPGLVLGLGYIFFFNSLMNPLNMLYGTMPLLVLCTVVHFYTSAHLTAATALNALDPEFEAASASLKVPRMTTFLRVTLPMCLPAALDVARYLFVSAMTTVSAVVFLYSPSTVLAAVAVLNMDDAGFIGPAAAMCTVIMASSAVASLLLHLASRALVARSQAWRRPAVL
- a CDS encoding putative 2-aminoethylphosphonate ABC transporter ATP-binding protein is translated as MPQPDTAFLSVQNLVKRFGSHTALSDVSLDIRAGELVCLLGPSGCGKTTLLRAIAGLERQDSGTIVLSGRDISHAEPQERDYGILFQSYALFPNLTVAQNVAYGLSGKRAHRKHVANRVEEMLTLVGLAGASEKYPGQLSGGQQQRVALARALAPSPSLLLLDEPMSALDARVREHLRIELRALQKRLSITTLMVTHDQEEAMVMADRIAVMNGGIIEQYGTPRELYRQPGSAFIADFVGEANWLPFERIDTHRARVGRQELGVDAPLGTQAGKLFVRPEAVRVSMTRPEEPNSMLADVLDGVFLGRGYRLALRLEGVPGSTVHSIVSPEIGDALLGPHAAGRCWVELPRHAIRTYA
- the phnX gene encoding phosphonoacetaldehyde hydrolase, with translation MTVMTVSPLPVQLEAVIFDWAGTLVDFGSFAPTKVFVDAFSQFGMDVSLKEARGPMGMGKWDHIRALCDQPAIASQYEAQFGRLPTDDDVTAIYDRFLPMQLEKVAQYSAAIPGAAELLRALRQRGLKIGSCSGYPDSVMRRVVERAASEGLEPDCIVASDDVPRARPAPAMALKNVVELGLSDVAACIKVDDTAPGIEEGRRAGMWTVGLLLSGNAAGLTLDEYLSLNEAGRERAREQAGQELSPAAPHYLIDTVADLPDVIVDIEARLARGQRP
- a CDS encoding phosphonate degradation HD-domain oxygenase, which encodes MALTLQDIELLFLERGHRSYHGESVSHLRHALQTAALAERHGANAQLITACLLHDLGHLIADGPGTPTLRGVDDKHQYFVLPFLRGLFSSAVLDPIRLHVEAKRYLCYVEPQYEASLSEDSKRSLALQGGSFDAGQAVDFASMPGAPDAIRLRRWDDMAKVPGLATPPLDHFLEIAEGVSSRVKLAAVW